Proteins encoded together in one Microbacterium sp. ABRD28 window:
- a CDS encoding MFS transporter, which yields MTVSDLPPRSPGAAAVLGRFAPMIYGPTLLFAVGEGAILPLIPVIAARLGADIASAALVASALVVGQLCGNIPAGYAVARIGERFTMAIAGVLSLLGVVGMVFAPGLGVFAASVFLIGFCAAAFGLARHSFMTTRVPLSFRARALSLLGGTFRLGMFLGPFLSAGLLALFGDETASIWFFGACLAAVITLVLFGPDPEQVLIAEPDRSEAARTASGERGTGNGESDTGEPVATGSVPVLGRHRPREGVFRTMWRYRAVLSRLGVAAASLSAVRSARQVVLPLWGVSIGLDAQTIALVVGVWGAIDFALFYASGQVMDRFGRLWAALPAMILMGAGFLALALTHDLASADMWFAMFGAVLGVGNGLSSGILLTLGADAAPPDDPAPFLGSWRTLTDAGGALAPLAVSAIAAAASLSVAAAVIGVVGFVGAGAFARWVPRFVPRP from the coding sequence ATGACCGTGTCAGATCTCCCGCCCCGCTCCCCCGGCGCGGCGGCAGTGCTCGGCCGCTTCGCGCCGATGATCTACGGCCCGACTCTCCTCTTCGCCGTCGGGGAGGGGGCGATCCTGCCGCTCATCCCCGTGATCGCTGCGCGGCTGGGCGCCGACATCGCCTCGGCAGCACTGGTTGCCTCGGCCCTCGTCGTCGGCCAGCTGTGCGGCAACATCCCCGCGGGATACGCCGTCGCGCGCATCGGCGAACGGTTCACCATGGCGATCGCCGGTGTGCTCTCTCTACTCGGCGTGGTGGGCATGGTGTTCGCACCGGGGCTCGGGGTGTTCGCCGCATCGGTCTTCCTCATCGGCTTCTGCGCCGCAGCGTTCGGACTCGCCCGCCACTCCTTCATGACCACACGCGTGCCGCTGTCCTTCCGTGCGCGGGCGCTGTCGCTCCTGGGGGGCACCTTCCGGCTCGGGATGTTCCTGGGCCCTTTCCTGTCGGCGGGTCTTCTCGCCCTCTTCGGGGACGAGACGGCGAGCATCTGGTTCTTCGGCGCCTGCCTCGCCGCGGTCATCACGCTCGTCCTCTTCGGCCCCGATCCCGAGCAGGTCCTGATCGCCGAGCCGGATCGAAGCGAAGCCGCGCGTACGGCGTCCGGTGAGCGGGGAACCGGGAATGGTGAAAGCGACACGGGCGAGCCGGTCGCCACGGGATCGGTTCCCGTCCTCGGTCGACATCGGCCACGCGAGGGCGTCTTCCGCACGATGTGGCGCTACCGCGCGGTGCTCTCGCGGCTGGGCGTGGCCGCCGCATCCCTCTCCGCCGTCCGATCGGCCCGGCAGGTCGTGCTGCCGCTCTGGGGCGTCTCCATCGGGCTGGATGCGCAGACGATCGCCCTCGTGGTGGGAGTGTGGGGCGCCATCGATTTCGCGCTCTTCTACGCCAGCGGCCAGGTGATGGACCGGTTCGGCCGGCTGTGGGCGGCGCTGCCGGCGATGATCCTCATGGGGGCGGGCTTCCTGGCGTTGGCGCTCACCCACGACCTCGCCTCGGCCGATATGTGGTTCGCGATGTTCGGCGCCGTGCTGGGGGTCGGCAACGGACTCTCCAGCGGCATCCTCCTGACCCTCGGCGCCGACGCCGCGCCCCCCGACGATCCCGCGCCTTTCCTCGGCTCCTGGCGCACGCTGACCGATGCCGGGGGTGCACTCGCGCCCCTCGCCGTGTCGGCGATCGCGGCGGCGGCATCGCTGTCGGTCGCGGCGGCCGTGATCGGTGTCGTCGGATTCGTCGGCGCGGGAGCCTTCGCCCGGTGGGTGCCGCGGTTCGTGCCGCGCCCCTGA
- a CDS encoding DUF1304 domain-containing protein: protein MIVVGLVFAAIAALIHVYIFVSESLTWTSSRTRKTFGVRSLEEAQTTRAMAFNQGFYNLFLAVSALLGIVLVAAGVTAVGATLVFVATGSMVAAGLVLVLSNRRMLRPAAIQAVPPLIAVVALAIGLAV from the coding sequence ATGATCGTCGTCGGGCTCGTCTTCGCAGCGATCGCTGCGCTCATCCACGTCTACATCTTCGTGTCGGAGTCGCTGACCTGGACGAGCAGCCGCACCCGCAAGACCTTCGGCGTCCGCAGCCTCGAGGAGGCGCAGACGACGAGGGCGATGGCCTTCAACCAGGGGTTCTACAACCTCTTCCTCGCCGTTTCGGCTCTCCTCGGCATCGTGCTCGTCGCAGCCGGCGTCACCGCGGTCGGCGCGACGCTGGTGTTCGTGGCGACCGGGTCGATGGTTGCCGCGGGCCTCGTGCTGGTCCTGTCGAACCGGCGGATGCTTCGACCCGCCGCCATCCAGGCTGTGCCGCCGCTGATCGCGGTCGTCGCGCTCGCGATCGGGCTCGCCGTCTGA
- a CDS encoding pilus assembly protein TadG-related protein: MTRRRRGGTAASDDTGSVLLLTLGYAVLALVVVLVCVDATSLYLAQKRVDAAADAAALAGADGFELVVDAGQPRALLTDDDVGELAVALVEQWGDDLRVTAAGTPDGTSARVTVAGTWRPPIATLFVPDGVALEATATSRTALR; the protein is encoded by the coding sequence ATGACGCGTCGACGCCGCGGAGGCACCGCCGCGTCGGACGACACCGGCAGCGTGCTGCTCCTCACCCTCGGGTATGCGGTCCTCGCGCTCGTGGTCGTCCTTGTGTGTGTCGACGCCACGAGTCTCTACCTCGCTCAGAAGCGGGTCGATGCGGCGGCTGATGCCGCGGCACTCGCAGGCGCGGACGGTTTCGAATTGGTGGTCGATGCCGGTCAACCGCGTGCCCTCCTGACCGACGACGACGTCGGGGAACTCGCCGTCGCCCTCGTCGAACAGTGGGGCGACGATCTGCGGGTCACCGCCGCGGGCACGCCCGACGGAACATCCGCCCGGGTGACGGTCGCGGGCACGTGGCGCCCGCCGATCGCAACGCTCTTCGTCCCCGACGGCGTGGCGCTGGAGGCCACGGCGACCAGCCGGACCGCGCTGCGATGA
- a CDS encoding TadE family protein: MRPSSRSTEARDPAGLADDPDDRGSAALEFIVVGLLLLVPLIYVVVSLGLIQGKALGVEAGARHVARAVAGASDAADADRRAERVLASVAGEYGIDPDRLDLSLECAPAGGACPRAGATLLVGVRTTVALPLVPPVFGLDRIAVIPVEATAAQRVSRFWEAG, translated from the coding sequence ATGCGCCCGTCGAGTCGTTCGACTGAGGCGAGGGACCCCGCCGGCCTCGCCGACGACCCCGACGACCGCGGCTCGGCCGCCCTGGAGTTCATCGTCGTCGGACTGCTCCTCCTCGTTCCGCTCATCTACGTCGTCGTGTCCCTCGGGCTCATCCAAGGGAAGGCGCTCGGGGTGGAAGCCGGCGCCCGCCACGTGGCGCGCGCTGTGGCGGGTGCGAGCGACGCCGCCGATGCCGACCGGCGCGCCGAGCGCGTCCTCGCCTCGGTCGCGGGGGAGTACGGCATCGACCCCGATCGCCTGGACCTCTCGCTCGAGTGCGCTCCGGCGGGCGGTGCCTGCCCGCGGGCGGGTGCGACCCTGCTCGTGGGCGTGCGCACCACCGTCGCCCTCCCGCTGGTGCCGCCGGTGTTCGGTCTGGACCGCATCGCCGTCATTCCGGTGGAGGCGACAGCCGCGCAGCGCGTCTCCCGATTCTGGGAGGCCGGATGA
- a CDS encoding TadE family protein has translation MLAAARALGRLIRSPEADAGDERGSAPVEFVLVGVMLTALTLGVLQLGLGIYVRNVIHDAAVEGAYHAALADTSLLDGADRTSQIVRRTVGSAYADGVVVTETASFGYPAVEVTVRAPLPVIGLVGLPGMMEVRAHAPVESFD, from the coding sequence GTGCTCGCGGCGGCGCGCGCCCTGGGTCGTCTGATCCGGTCGCCGGAAGCGGATGCCGGTGACGAGCGCGGCTCCGCACCGGTGGAGTTCGTCCTGGTCGGCGTGATGCTGACCGCGCTCACGCTGGGCGTCCTGCAACTCGGACTCGGCATCTACGTCCGCAACGTCATCCATGACGCGGCTGTCGAGGGCGCCTATCACGCCGCTCTCGCCGACACGTCGCTCCTCGACGGTGCAGACCGTACGTCGCAGATCGTCCGGCGCACCGTCGGCTCCGCGTACGCCGACGGTGTCGTCGTCACCGAGACGGCCTCCTTCGGCTACCCGGCCGTGGAGGTCACCGTGCGGGCACCTCTTCCCGTGATCGGTCTGGTCGGTCTTCCCGGCATGATGGAGGTGAGAGCCCATGCGCCCGTCGAGTCGTTCGACTGA
- a CDS encoding type II secretion system F family protein yields MTTLTLTDASLAVVLGVALGAGILLLLSRGPRWRSAPLSQRIAPYIRDITDPIGATPLTTGFGDDLAAIWQRTQNTIAARLAGSASVERRLRQAAWTIDIAAFRGRQLGFALAGLTVGAVLVVVLMLTGRGSPAAVLLPPLFATAGALACDLQLSRAARQRRARIEEELPTVLEFLALCLSAGEGILDALRRVGDLSGGDMTVELRGAVVAVGTGSSLSDALTDLAARVDSPAVSRAVDHLAAAIDRGAPLAQVLHAQALDAREDAKRALIERAGRNEIAMLVPLVFLILPLSVLFAVFPGIFLLRLGIG; encoded by the coding sequence ATGACCACTCTCACCCTGACCGACGCGTCCCTGGCGGTGGTGCTCGGCGTCGCCCTGGGAGCCGGCATCCTGCTCCTTCTCTCTCGCGGTCCGCGCTGGCGATCGGCCCCCCTCAGCCAGCGGATCGCCCCGTACATCCGCGACATCACCGATCCGATCGGCGCCACGCCCCTCACCACGGGCTTCGGTGACGATCTGGCGGCGATCTGGCAACGGACGCAGAACACGATCGCCGCGCGTCTGGCCGGTTCGGCCTCGGTCGAGCGGCGCCTCCGCCAGGCGGCGTGGACGATCGACATCGCCGCCTTTCGCGGACGCCAGCTCGGATTCGCCCTCGCCGGCCTCACCGTCGGCGCCGTGCTCGTCGTCGTGCTCATGCTCACCGGCCGCGGATCGCCCGCGGCGGTCCTTCTTCCTCCGCTCTTCGCGACGGCCGGGGCGCTCGCCTGCGACCTGCAGCTCTCACGCGCCGCTCGGCAGCGACGCGCCCGCATCGAGGAGGAACTCCCCACGGTGCTCGAGTTCCTCGCGCTGTGTCTGTCTGCCGGTGAAGGCATCCTCGACGCGCTGCGTCGCGTGGGCGACCTGTCGGGCGGTGATATGACCGTCGAGCTGCGCGGTGCGGTCGTCGCGGTGGGAACCGGGTCATCGCTCTCGGACGCCCTCACCGATCTGGCGGCGCGGGTGGATTCCCCGGCGGTGTCACGCGCGGTCGATCACCTCGCGGCCGCGATCGACCGCGGTGCGCCGCTGGCCCAGGTGCTCCACGCCCAGGCACTGGATGCCCGCGAGGACGCCAAACGTGCCCTCATCGAACGCGCGGGGCGCAACGAGATCGCCATGCTCGTGCCGCTGGTCTTCCTGATCCTGCCGCTGAGCGTGCTCTTCGCCGTGTTCCCCGGCATCTTCCTGCTGCGGCTGGGGATCGGATGA